A genomic segment from Klebsiella africana encodes:
- the pyrG gene encoding glutamine hydrolyzing CTP synthase, translating into MTTNYIFVTGGVVSSLGKGIAAASLAAILEARGLNVTIMKLDPYINVDPGTMSPIQHGEVFVTEDGAETDLDLGHYERFIRTKMTRRNNFTTGRIYSDVLRKERRGDYLGATVQVIPHITNAIKERVLAGGEGHDVVLVEIGGTVGDIESLPFLEAIRQMAVEIGREHTLFMHLTLVPYMAAAGEVKTKPTQHSVKELLSIGIQPDILICRSDRAVPANERAKIALFCNVPEKAVISLKDVDSIYKIPGLLKSQGLDDYICKRFSLTCPEANLAEWEQVIYEEANPAGEVTIGMVGKYIELPDAYKSVIEALKHGGLKNRVTVNIKLIDSQDVETRGVEILKDLDAILIPGGFGYRGVEGKIATARYARENNIPYLGICLGMQVALIEFARNVAGMENANSTEFVPDCKYPVVALITEWRDEDGNVEVRSEKSDLGGTMRLGAQQCQLDDASLVRQLYGEPTITERHRHRYEVNNMLLKPIEAAGLRVAGRSGDDQLVEIIEVPNHPWFVACQFHPEFTSTPRDGHPLFAGFVKAASEYQKRQAK; encoded by the coding sequence ATGACAACGAACTATATTTTTGTGACCGGCGGGGTCGTATCCTCTCTGGGTAAAGGCATTGCCGCAGCCTCCCTGGCAGCCATTCTTGAAGCCCGTGGTCTCAACGTGACCATCATGAAACTGGATCCGTATATCAACGTCGATCCGGGCACCATGAGCCCAATCCAGCATGGGGAAGTGTTCGTTACTGAAGACGGCGCAGAAACCGATCTGGACCTGGGCCACTATGAGCGTTTCATTCGCACCAAGATGACGCGCCGCAACAACTTCACCACCGGCCGTATCTACTCCGACGTGCTGCGCAAAGAGCGTCGTGGCGACTACCTGGGCGCGACCGTACAGGTTATCCCGCACATCACCAACGCGATCAAAGAGCGCGTGCTGGCGGGCGGCGAAGGCCATGACGTGGTGCTGGTGGAAATCGGCGGTACCGTAGGCGATATCGAATCCCTGCCGTTCCTCGAAGCCATTCGTCAGATGGCGGTAGAGATCGGCCGCGAGCATACTCTGTTTATGCACCTGACGCTGGTGCCGTACATGGCCGCTGCGGGCGAAGTCAAAACCAAACCGACCCAGCACTCTGTTAAAGAGCTGCTCTCCATCGGTATCCAGCCAGATATCCTGATCTGCCGCTCCGATCGCGCGGTTCCGGCCAACGAACGAGCGAAAATTGCTTTGTTCTGTAACGTTCCGGAAAAGGCTGTGATTTCTCTGAAAGACGTCGATTCCATTTATAAAATTCCGGGCCTGTTGAAATCTCAGGGGCTGGACGATTATATTTGTAAACGATTCAGCTTAACTTGTCCGGAAGCAAACCTGGCCGAATGGGAACAGGTAATCTATGAAGAAGCTAATCCGGCAGGCGAAGTCACCATTGGTATGGTCGGTAAGTACATTGAACTGCCGGATGCCTACAAGTCGGTGATTGAAGCGCTGAAACACGGTGGTCTGAAAAACCGCGTGACCGTCAACATCAAGCTGATCGATTCGCAGGATGTGGAAACGCGCGGCGTCGAAATCCTTAAGGATTTAGATGCTATCCTTATCCCGGGCGGCTTCGGCTACCGCGGTGTGGAAGGTAAGATCGCCACCGCGCGCTATGCGCGTGAGAACAATATTCCTTATCTGGGCATCTGCCTGGGTATGCAGGTTGCGTTGATTGAGTTTGCGCGCAACGTAGCGGGTATGGAAAACGCCAACTCAACGGAATTTGTGCCAGACTGTAAATACCCGGTTGTGGCCCTGATAACCGAATGGCGTGACGAAGATGGCAACGTTGAAGTTCGCTCTGAGAAGAGCGATCTGGGCGGCACCATGCGCCTGGGCGCCCAGCAGTGCCAGCTGGATGATGCGTCTCTGGTACGCCAGTTGTACGGCGAGCCGACCATCACCGAGCGCCATCGTCACCGCTACGAAGTCAACAACATGTTGTTGAAACCGATTGAAGCTGCCGGTCTGCGCGTTGCGGGCCGTTCCGGGGATGATCAGTTGGTCGAGATCATCGAAGTGCCGAACCATCCGTGGTTTGTGGCCTGCCAGTTCCACCCGGAGTTTACTTCGACGCCGCGTGATGGGCACCCGCTGTTTGCCGGCTTTGTGAAAGCCGCGAGCGAGTACCAGAAACGCCAGGCGAAGTAA